AGCTTTCAGACATTTTGGCATGATCCGGTAACCAAAGGATTGCAAAGAAGTTTTTGGAGGGCCTTAACATTGTTGCCTGAACTTATATCAGTTGTCATCACACTCACCAACCCGGAACCGGTAAGCTTCCCTTGTGATCAAGGCAGAGCTCTTTCAGCCGCTTTCCTCTCCTGGGTGCGGTACGTTGATCCCAACTTTTCAAAACAGCTCCATGATACTGGTTCTGCCCCCAAGCCGTACACCGTCTCAAATCTCCACACTAACACAAAGCCAAAAACGGACCGCGTTTTCCTCCAGGCCGACTCCCAGGCATGGTTCAGGCTGACCAGCATCTCAGCTGATTTATCAAAATTCATCCTGAACAACTTACTCAATAATCTCCCTGGTGAAAAAATGACCGTCTCAAAGTCTGCTTTTATAATCAAAGATGTCACTTGGAATCCCGAAAATCACCCCTGGGCTGGTGGCACGAGTTACGCCAGCTTAATCAAAGATGGTTTGCTGGGTCAATCAACACCTCAGATCCCCTTATATTTCGCTTCACCAACAGCTTTCCATTCTCATGGCGTACATTTACCTTTCCCACGGCCTGAGCTTGCTATTCGTTCCTGGATGAAGAACTGGAATGCTTACTCGCCCATGAAATTCCCCGAATCCTTGTTCGAAGATCTTCAAGGAGCCATAGGCGTTTCTAATTTCAAAATGAAGAGCGATGTGATTCACTATGGTGAAGCGACCTTTATTGGTGGCGTGGGGAATTGCACTTATTCTATTGTCAATCGCGATTCCTGTTGGCAGCAGATGATCAACGGTCTTTCCAGCTTTGCTTTCTATGCCGGCACGGGCATCAAAACCACCATTGGTTTAGGACAAACCCGCCGGATGGACCAGGATGATTACCGGGCTTTATAAATTTGGTTAATATTATGAAAAACCGAGCGAGATGGGGGGTATGGGCACTTTTGGAGGTTCTCGGTTTTTAAGGTTGGTTATCCCCCATATATTGCAGACGAGGGCGCCATCGACCCCCATATGTGGGGTTTGTGGAACCTTAAAAACCGAGCGAACCCCCTATTTTTGGGGGTTAATGAGTCGCTCGGTTTTTAAGAATATCAAGCAATTTGGAGAAATGTATTGAATCTCTATCGTATTCACTTGAATTTTTCTCAAATCTGGTTTAAAATTCTAAAAGGTGAGAGCAGTGGAAATTTAACTAATCCCCTTCGGGGGATTGAAACCGTTTTTCTCCCAGAGCTGAAATCCAGCGCTGTCAGTGGAAATTTAACTAATCCCCTTCGGGGGATTGAAACCGCATGGCATTCTCCTTTTTAGCGCGAAAGTTTCCGTGGAAATTTAACTAATCCCCTTCGGGGGATTGAAACTTTTCGTCCGGGGGCTCTCGGAAGTCCAAAATCTACGAGTGGAAATTTAACTAATCCCCTTCGGGGGATTGAAACATGAATTCTTCGATTTCTGGAAAATATGGTTTATCAACTGTGGAAATTTAACTAATCCCCTTCGGGGGATTGAAACGGTAAGTAAGTAAGGTTAACATACATAAACCCGCCAAGGTGGAAATTTAACTAATCCCCTTCGGGGGATTGAAACCAATTCCATATCCTCCAACCAATAACTATTTGGTTGAGTGGAAATTTAACTAATCCCCTTCGGGGGATTGAAACAACCGAAATCAATGAAACTGGGATCAAGATACCAG
This Chloroflexota bacterium DNA region includes the following protein-coding sequences:
- the cas6 gene encoding CRISPR-associated endoribonuclease Cas6, which encodes MPELISVVITLTNPEPVSFPCDQGRALSAAFLSWVRYVDPNFSKQLHDTGSAPKPYTVSNLHTNTKPKTDRVFLQADSQAWFRLTSISADLSKFILNNLLNNLPGEKMTVSKSAFIIKDVTWNPENHPWAGGTSYASLIKDGLLGQSTPQIPLYFASPTAFHSHGVHLPFPRPELAIRSWMKNWNAYSPMKFPESLFEDLQGAIGVSNFKMKSDVIHYGEATFIGGVGNCTYSIVNRDSCWQQMINGLSSFAFYAGTGIKTTIGLGQTRRMDQDDYRAL